Part of the Salinigranum rubrum genome is shown below.
GCATCCGGTGGAGTACTCGCGCGAACCAACACTACCCCCCGCTAGCCCACGAACAACACGCCGACCCACGCCGCGGTCACGAACACGCCGAGCGAGAGGAGGCCGTAGTTGCCGACCCGGCTGTCGGCGGTGACGACAGAGAGGGTGAACTTCCGCCCCGACAGCGGCCAGAGGGGTCTGATCCCCATCGGCGTCAGCGCATCGGCTATAAGGTGCGCGCCGACGCTCAGGAATCCGGTCGCCGCGCCGACCAGCGCCAGCGTCTCGGGGCCGTACGGCGCGCCGAATCCGACCTGACCGACCGCGAAGCCCACTGCGCCAAGCGCCGCCCCGACGAGCAGGGCGAACCATATCGTGTGGGTGATTCCCCGGTGGGCGATTCCGGGAATCCGGTGGTCGACGTCGGGGAGCATCGCCAGCCAGAGCGCTCCCGCGCCCACGACGAACGCGAACTCGACCAGACCGGCCGTTACGAGGGCGACGCCGACCGGTGCGAACGCGAGCAACGCGACGCCGTAGTGGCCGTTGCGATACACAGCGGAGGCAGGCAGCGGGCGAAGGAGAAACTGACGACTCGCGGGCCGGGACCCGCTCGACTCAGTACCACTTGATGCTGCAGCCGCGGGAGGGGACGACTTCGACGTCGACGTCCTCGCCGGCGAGGACGCTCTCGACGGCCTCGCGCATGACGTACTCTTCGGCCTCCTCGTCGGGGCTCATCGCGTCGTCGATGCGGCCGTGGTACTTC
Proteins encoded:
- a CDS encoding metal-dependent hydrolase, with the translated sequence MYRNGHYGVALLAFAPVGVALVTAGLVEFAFVVGAGALWLAMLPDVDHRIPGIAHRGITHTIWFALLVGAALGAVGFAVGQVGFGAPYGPETLALVGAATGFLSVGAHLIADALTPMGIRPLWPLSGRKFTLSVVTADSRVGNYGLLSLGVFVTAAWVGVLFVG